GCAAAAGGGTTTGCCGGTGTCGGCCCGCATTTGAAAAGGGGTGAAGAGATGACTGATCCGTACATCGAAGACGACGGGGCGGAATTTCCATTCAACAATTGCGTGCGCTGCGGCCAGACGGAGTATCAGGCCGGGTTTGGCGAGGATCCGGTGCAGACCGGCAAGATCAAGTCCACGGCACCCAAGGGACCTAAAGCAAAATTTCTGCCCAAGGTGACGACACGTTCCAGGAAGTAATCCGGATGCCACACAGCCCCGCCATTGAGCGGGGTTTTTTGTTTCTATTTTTTGAGAAACGCCCTACAGAAATTGCAGATTTGTCTGGTTTCTTTCACAAACTTTTCACACCTGCGTTAGTAGGGTGAAGCCATCCGTTAGAAAGCAAGTCTCCAGCCCGTCTCCCCAGCGGGCTTTTTTTTGCCCGCCATAAAACCTTTTCCGTATTCGCTGTCCAATCGGCGCCAAGTGCGCTGCAACGCTGGACATTGCCGCGGCAACAGCATTCAATCTGCGCCCTTTTTTATTCCTTCTGTTGAGGTTTTTCGTCATGCGTTTAACTCTGCCTGCTCTGGTTCTGGGGCTTCTGGTTGCTCAAGGTGCAATGGCTGGTGACGGTACCGCCGCACTGGGTGGCGGTCTGGGCGGTGCGCTGGGTAACGTGGTTGGCCAGAAAATGGGCGGTAGCAGCGGCGCGGCCATCGGCGCCGGCCTGGCCGGCGCGGCTGGCGGTGCGTTGGCAGCGAAGAAAGGTGCTCGTACCAAGGCAGCCATCGGCGGCGGCGTCGGTGCGGCAGGTGGTTCGGTCATCGGTAACAGCCTGGGTGGCAAGACTGGCGCCACTATCGGTGCTGGTCTGGGCGGCGCAGCCGGTGGCGCGGTGGGCAGCAATCTGTCCAAGGGTCACAAGCGTCACTGATTGCCAACGCTTGACTGAAGAGGCCCGGCTTTATGCCGGGCCTTTTCGTTGCTGAACGTTTTTCCCGGATACGCCTCCAATACCACATAGCCCCCTGCGCGGGCATACCGTCCCGATCCGGGACCTGTGAGGTCTGTATGCGATTGACATTATCCGCATTGGTTTTGGGATTGTTCATGACCCAAGGCGCTATGGCCGCCGGTGATGGCACGGCCGCCGTAGGTGGCGGATTGGGTGGCGCGTTGGGCAATGTGGTCGGCGGCCAACTCGGTGGCAGCACTGGTGCTGCGGTGGGTGCTGGCGTTGGCGGTGCTGCCGGCAGTGCCGTCGGAGCGAATAAACGCAACCGCACGGAAGCCGCCATTGGCGGTGGCCTCGGCGCCGCAGGCGGATCCGTGGTCGGCAACAGCCTCGGCGGCTCCACCGGTTCGACCATCGGCGCAGGGCTGGGCGGCGCGGCGGGTGGTGCGGTCGGTAACAACCTGGGGGACGATGGCGGCAAGTCGCATTCCGGTGGTGGCCACAAGCACAAGTACAAACACAAGAACCGTCATCGTTGAGTGATGGGTTCTACAGAAAACCCGGCTGTATGCCGGGTTTTTTGCGCCTGCGCGTCATGCGCAGGAACGAATGGCGACCATACTTTTCGAACGTCGTATACGAACGCGATTGACGAGGTGCGCCATGACTCCCGAAACCGAAGGCAAGGAAGAAAAAGGCCCGAGCGGATTGCCGTTTATCAATGATCCGGGGAATGAAGATCCGGGGTCGTTGATGGATGATGCGACGGTTCCGCTTTTGGAGGGTGAGGACGAGCTTGAGTATGAGGATTTTGATGATGATGAGTGAATGGGTGCGTGCATCAATTTTCCTGCAGAAATTTTCGTGTTCTGTTTTTTGAGATTTGGATAATCGACCTGGATGCTCTGGTCTGAAAAAAGATAAAGTAAGTGAGCATGTCTCTTGATAAAGAATCGTAAATCTCACAAGTAAAAGCTATCGCGATGAAAGTTCTAGTGTCAGGTCTTCAGGTTTTTCATCATGTTTCATGAAATGGAATGCTGGTCAGATAAACCGTAGGTTCGCGAAGGCTTATAAAAGATGTCGTGAAGTGTATCGATGAGTCGTCAGAAATGGCCGAAACTCTAAATCGTGAACCAGTATTATTGATGGTTAATCTCAGGTTTTTTTTTGTAGGTAGATTGTGTAATGCTAAATCCTCTATTTCGCTGCATGTTATACCTATGCGGCAAGCGTTAAATCCCATGGTTTCCCATTTTTTCGGAGGAGTGTCCGGGATTTCAGGTATGTCGAAACCTAAGGTGACTGTCGAGTAATTGTTGTCGATATTTAAGATGAAAAGTTTTATTTCTCCAATGGCTATTGGGGAGCTGAAAATCATGTTGAAAAAAGTGCTTTCTGCTATATCGGTCCAGAGCTTCATAGTTATTTCCTAAAAGGATAGTGCTCGTCTGTATTTTTTACTTTTCCAGTTCTTGGGTTGGCTGCGGGACGGATGTTGAAGTGTGGTCCTTGATCTCCAATTTTCCTAACGTCGCCGAATTTATGCCCAGCAGAGTGATCTTGCAATATTAGCTTGAAACCATCCTGTCGAGTGTACATGTACTGTCTGGTTCTAATGGGT
The window above is part of the Pseudomonas fluorescens genome. Proteins encoded here:
- a CDS encoding glycine zipper domain-containing protein, which encodes MRLTLSALVLGLFMTQGAMAAGDGTAAVGGGLGGALGNVVGGQLGGSTGAAVGAGVGGAAGSAVGANKRNRTEAAIGGGLGAAGGSVVGNSLGGSTGSTIGAGLGGAAGGAVGNNLGDDGGKSHSGGGHKHKYKHKNRHR
- a CDS encoding glycine zipper domain-containing protein → MRLTLPALVLGLLVAQGAMAGDGTAALGGGLGGALGNVVGQKMGGSSGAAIGAGLAGAAGGALAAKKGARTKAAIGGGVGAAGGSVIGNSLGGKTGATIGAGLGGAAGGAVGSNLSKGHKRH
- a CDS encoding Imm50 family immunity protein — encoded protein: MKLWTDIAESTFFNMIFSSPIAIGEIKLFILNIDNNYSTVTLGFDIPEIPDTPPKKWETMGFNACRIGITCSEIEDLALHNLPTKKNLRLTINNTGSRFRVSAISDDSSIHFTTSFISLREPTVYLTSIPFHET